In the Desulfitobacterium hafniense DCB-2 genome, TGCTGTTCATAACTACTGCCGGAAATTGATCGAAGAAATAGGTCCCACAGGGTTTATCCTCCACCCAGGCTGTGATATTCCTATTGATGCCAAAATAGAAAATGTTCAAGCCATGGTGGCGTCTGTAACCTCTAAATAATTGATGATACAATAGACAAAGGCAGACTGCTGCCTTTGTCTATCATTACCTAAAGGGAGAAGGCTGTTATGAAGACTCGAGAATCCTTTGTACCGGTTTATTTTCAACTTGCTGAAGACTTAAAAGAAAAGATCCTGGCCGGCGAACTTAAGCCGGGTGATGCTTTGCCTTCAGAGACTCAACTGGGTGAGCAATACGGAATCAGTAAAATGACCGTGCGCAATGGCCTGAGGCTCTTAGCTCAGGAAGGGCTGATTGAATCCTTCCGCGGTAAGGGGAGCTTTGTTGCTCACCCGAATCTCAGTGAGCTCATTCTTAATCTTGCCGAACACGGATCGGAAAACCCGCAAGACTATGATTCTAGATTGCTCGCTATCAATGTTATAGCAGCGGAAGATGGGGTCGCGTTACGCCTTCAGATTAAACCCGGAACCAAACTTATTCAATTTCGCAGGCTGCTCCTTATTGAGGGGGAACCGGTGGCGGTGGAGAATCGTTATCTGACCTATCAGCGGGGGCAGC is a window encoding:
- a CDS encoding GntR family transcriptional regulator, with product MKTRESFVPVYFQLAEDLKEKILAGELKPGDALPSETQLGEQYGISKMTVRNGLRLLAQEGLIESFRGKGSFVAHPNLSELILNLAEHGSENPQDYDSRLLAINVIAAEDGVALRLQIKPGTKLIQFRRLLLIEGEPVAVENRYLTYQRGQPLVEQEIKYADFPEAVARHTGIITEGNQVTISAVSLHQAEAELLEASSGIPALKVEQLVYGRQNTPLGLSIMICHGEKYHLIASTRSFFG